The nucleotide window ATTTCATTTACACAGCGCTTTCTTCATAGGTCTCCAAGCGCTTTACAttgtgtgttggggtggtgtgtgcgtgcgtaagtgatgtggtgtgtatgtgtgtgtgtacgtgtggtaGGATAACTCCCCTCAATGTATAACACCCACCTGGGCGTTGCACAGCAGCCATTTTGCATCCGAACGCTCACCACACAATGGCTATTACAGTGGCGAGGTATAGGGGTAAAGTAAACAGACACATAGACATGCAGCCGGGACAGACAGACGGCACAAGACTGGGTTGTGTTCAGACTACACCACACATACTTATCTACAGTTCCCTATTATAATATGACGAAGTTCAAAATGTGGTCCCAAGAGGAAAAGGGTCCTCAAAGACACTTAATTGTTGAGGTCATCTCGGTTTGACAGTGTTCAACTGTCTTTGACCTTATGATTTAGTTGTCCCTATGTGATTTTGAGGAATAATTGTTGGTGAGAGGGTCAACTGTAAACATGATTGTATTGGCAGTGGATGAATGAAAGTGAAATACAGATTGAGGCTTACTCCTGACTGTTGATCCAACCCATAGCACTAAGCAAGGATCTAGGTTCAGTTTACCACATTTAATCTTCAATCTAAACCATTGGGAATAGAAAATAAGCTCCTAGATCAATACTAGAGCACTGGGTCAGACAACAAAAGCCGACTAATAGAAGGGAATGATGGCCGTTAGGTTGGTAAATCGTGAAAGACTCCTGCTAGAATGAGATGATGAAGGATAGGAAAAAGATGATGCCATATTATAGTAAACATAGAAGCAAACAAGGGAACTAGATGTTCCGTTGAATTCGGCAGGTTTACCGTTTTTTTCCAGGAGATACAGTAGTTAAAAATGGATGACATCACTGCCCTATCCTTCTTTGATCTAATCCCAAACCGATCTCTCACCCCCTACCACGAGGCACTATTCTAGACCCGTTTTGAGTGTGATGTACTGTAGATCTAAAAGGCATGGTATCCTCTATTATATGATAATTGCTCTATCTAGCACTCTTACTATGCTTACACATATCCAACACTATCAGAAGTACAAGATCGTGTCAACAAGAACCTAAAAACAAGTTATTCAAATCCAGGATTCGGGGTTCACAGCACTGCTGTTTTTTAAGCTTTCCCTATCACACCTAACCAGAGACTAACCTGTAACACCAGATGAGTAGACTATCTGGCCAATCGATGAACTACCGAGGCAGTATGAATAATACCAGATTTGAATGTCCCTCGCCTAGGATATGGAGCAACGGTGGAGGGATTGGTTTGGAATTCGGCCCATTTGTATTCTAATAGGAATCGTCCGGGGAAGGTCAGAACCACATTTCTCCACACTATCCTCCTCCTCGCTACTCCCTACTCTTTGACTGTGATTCGAAGGTGACACGGCCCAGGAACTTGTCTCGATCGTCATTGTTGCGCAAGTCAGATCCTTCGATCCGGCATTCGATGGTCAGCTCTGTGTTGTAGTCGTCCTTGTTCAGCAACAGCTTAACCGCAACCAGGGGCTGCACATACCTCTCCTACAGTAAAGACAAGAGGGGCAAAGGAGTGGAAGGGAACAAATTATAATTGACCAACAAAGACTGTTGTTGCTCATCCAACGGTCTTCCAAATTATTGCATCATTGTATAATAATGCTTTCCGATATAGCACCAACCAGTACAACAAGACAAAAGAAATGGATAAAGAAATGGATAAACTTTGACCTTTCACGCAAACTTACATGAAGCTTATTGCCGTAGTAAGGGAAATACATTTTATCGAACCGCCCCTCACTAGGGAAGTACTGCATCTGTATGGGGGTGTCCCTCTGAAGAGgcaaaggaggaagagaaagaataaTAGTCAACACAGAAAAATGATAAAAGAGCAAGAGTATGTATATCCTATCCCATGTCTACTGTTGGGACTTCATATAGATCTGAAAGGGTTGGATAGAACAGCTGAATGAACCATAGGTCCATCCAATGGTCTTCCAAATCCTTGCATCAGTAGATAAAATGCAGCGGTGAAAGTAGATTTATTTATTCCCGGAATGGGATCTCCTATGTAGCGCATGCACACATTTTTTTAATGAGCCTAAGAGTACAGACATGTCATTTAACTGTCAAAATGTATTTACCTTTTAATAGGGCAAGAAGACAACCaatcatgatgttttcatctgattgtcaaacaattaCTATTTTTTTTAAGTAGGCTACATGTTCGTCCACTTGCCTAAAAAAAACCAGCATCTATTAAAACACTGAAAAGGGTAGGCTAATCACGTTCAACAATTGTCATTACATTAGGCACACTTGAAGCCAGAATTGATTGATGCGTCCAACTGCTGTCTGTGCGCATCTCGGTCCTGGCCAGTCATCTATGCTTTCGCAAAATGTTAGTGTTCATGTCGAACCACAGGACATTTTGGAGTGTGGCTGACAAGTGGTAATGATAAATTATTGTGTAATAACCTACAGTTTTCGTGTCATCTTTGTATTCATTATTGTGATAGGCTCGTATTTAACCAGTACACTGTACCTGCACTATTTAATTTGCCTGGTACTCTGTACCGGACCGGCTTACTTTCTCCTCCGGTTAATAGCCCTCTAGGTTGTGTGTCAATTTTGCCATATTGCGCACACCTATCAAATATTTTTCAGATCTACACAAGTTCATATGAGTATGTAAGAATAATATATTATCTAAGATTTTGATATATTCCTAAAGCTGCGTTCACTGTAATGTAAAACCATTCGCTTTTACATTAAGCAACGCCTACTCTTTCTGGGCTCCATGAGAGGTCAGAGTCAATGGCCAGTTCGTATAATAACACTGGTAGGTTCTAAAAGGTTCCTATTATAATGTTGGTATGGTGCATCAAACAGGACCACAAGAAGCAAAAGCAACTCGAAAATCAAGCAGATAACACAATAGAGCACTTACAAAGGGGGGAGACAACAAAACAACCCTGTAAGTTGCTAGTACAATGCAAGTTATTTCCACGAGGTAGTAACTTGCATACTGTATAAACATATACACTTCCACATCACTAAGCTTACCCTAAACCTTCAACTGGAACAATGCAGAAAAACAAAATCAAACCAAATCAGGAAAAAAGAAGACACAAATATCAACATAAACAATAAATAACAAAAATGATATAAAGGTAACCAGAGTGTATGACTATCTTCAAacacagacaaaaacacacatactgaGATCATGATGACATTTACCTTTGCTGTGCAGTTGACATAGGGATCTCCACGCGGCTTCAGCCCAATGATCTGTGAATGGAACACCAATTAACCAATCAACGAATCAGAGAGCCGCAGTCACACAATCGGCTGATTTAAATCATTACCATCAATGTGGTCTACTCTGAGCTATCCAATGGGATAGAAACATATATAAGACAGGGTGAAAAGGACAGCAAAACTTAATAATAGAGAATGGTAACAAAGAGAAGCAAATGGAAATAACTAGATTGAGGAGGAGAGAAATCCACTATTGGCTAATGTCGTCTACTGATACATGCAAGGCTCTTGTGAATGTGTATTTGAATTGGGACTGGTGAACTACACAGCACTGCCCTGGATTTAATTGGGTCTGCACTTATCCAATGTGCACTTCATCAGGAGCCGAGTGTAAGTCAATGACATGCATCTGGTGAGTATTGGCTTCATCCCAATTATCTACCATTTTCCCAAAATGTGCACTTCCCTGTCATGGATTGAAAGGTGGTGGAAGCCAATGCTTAAACCAATCCAATGTTTTTAGATGACGGGGAGTATGCGAGTACACActttggaaagagagagaattgggACACAAATATGTATCcaaagagaagagggaaaggaggaggtaCCCTATTCATTTTGAGGAGGATACAGGGTCTCCCCTCGGTGTAACCGAACGTGGAGTCGGACAGGCCGGAGCAGAGGCTCAGATCGCTCCTCTTGAACTGACAAACCTTCCTCTGCTCGCCCACCTCGCCCTCCTGCTCAAAGTAGCCCCCCGCCGCGCACGCCACATTCCTCTCCTGCTCCGTGTCATTATAATCTGAGAAAAAAACGATAATGACAGACTTGTATGACTTTTTATTATTGGTCTATTAGTCTCGTGTTGCCATACCTCCAAAATCACATCAATGTCACACCTCCCTTGGAGGTCTGGTGAATTTTGAATGATCGGGCAAGATTGTTATTGGATGTTACATTTCAATAACCTGAAaaggggatgtttctttttttgctgagtttatgaacTAATTTACCATCTGGTGATGTCCACTCCATTCCGCTAAAACAgtaatttcaggcagtcttttcaaacaggtCTTACacaaaaagggcattatcatcatcaATTTCACAGGatcattccaacctcatagtgtggaaatattcAGTAGCTTGTTGTGCGGGatgggcaattgaatgcaagcgtAACAAAAAAAAGTTCATTGTGAAAACATTTAGGGCCTGTGTCTATCTATGGGCAACAGTAACCAGCTGCTTTTGCACAACGGTTTGACTATTTTAATGTTtaatgtttcttttgaaaaaaatatttaaaaaggaatagtttcaccatattaaaatgtGAGGTCACGTAACAGGGAAGACCATAAAATGAGGGACAGATTGTTGTTTTTGTCCTTGAAATGAATCCCTAATCACATTAAAGaaataataatcttcagaaatgactttgtcaaagcaacaaaataattaaggctttacaatgatggtgaaaagtTGAAGAAATGatggggttaagtgggttaaaatcttcctagaggATGTCAAAATGCTCCATTTGGGCACTTTATCGTCTTTATTCATATTATTGAATTGATTAAGTTTATTAAGTTTTCAAAATGTGTGCAGAAGTTCTACTTAAAATGTCAAAGGGGCTCAAAAGGCACTCATTTTTTGGAATGACCCATAATGCAACATTGTATTTCATAGATATGCCAATAAAGCATGATTGAAAAGtacaaagagagaagagagagagagagagagagagagagagagagagagagagagagagaagggcacagATTTGGCAAGGAGACAACAAAAACCATACTAACGTTGCAGGAAAGACTCTAAGGTCTGGACATACTGGGCAAACTGGAGAGGTTGAGATCTGTTAAACAGCATGTCCAATTGCTTGGGCCGGATGACCAACcctaagaaacagagagagtagagtatgAGATCACGACTACCTTCATCAAAAATACCTGGTAAAACATAGTTAAATCTACTGACAAATAAATCAGGGTCACCAATGTTGTGTGGTAAACCCAGAAACAAACAGTAACCCTTAATTTAAAGGATACCTACATTAGGgcttcataacacattcataacaatacataacacattcataacccatacataacacattcataacaatacataacacattcataacccatacataacacattcataaccaatacataacacattcataaccaatacataacacattcataacaatATTGACCAATCGTAGTCCACAGGATTCTCAGGATTGAAAAATGCTAACTATCCGTGCTAACCGACAAAGCGTGTGCTCAAAATCAACAAAATACAACAACTCTTGGATATTTCAGTTCCGTTTTCCCTCAGAATGTCCTTGTACGCAAATAAAATACCCAATAATAAATAATCTGCCGAATCTCACCCAATTGACTGATTAGTTGATTTATTCGGTTGGTTGGATGATTGATTGAATAAATCATCTCCCTGTGGTGCTACTCACCTGGGTGTGGCACCCGGTCGCGGTACTTTGGCACATAGTCGTCCAGTGTTAGCAGCATGACCCAAATGGTGAGGACGAACATTCCAGCCAGGAACGCATAGAACACCAGGTAGAACAGGAGAATGAGGCCTgtagagagaaagcgagagatcaATCGAGAGAGAGATTAGCACGATTCCAGACTATGTTATCCCTCCGAGCTAAGGTCTACACACCTGATCAGACGAGGGTCGTTTGGTGAACTGCCTCTGCCATAGTAGCATATCAATGTGTATTTAGATCATTCATCCATGTAAATGTAGACGTTTCAATAAGGACAGCTTTCCATGTAAATAACTGGATAAGTAGGAAAGGAGAGATAAGGACCAATTTCCAGCCTCAACATTTTGTTGAGCAAAGGTATGCATTTTGTTTTCTTATGATGATAGGCCGAATGATCAAAGATGACAGAACAGCCTAGCATTTTGACTGAGAGGTCCATGTCTGAAGCCTCATCAAATGACAGGGCTGCCCATGAGTGCTCGGTGCTGGGCATTGGGCAACCCATAAAGCTTTAGAAATATACACTGACTATACAAAACATCTTCCCATGACATAGatagaccaggtgaatccaggggaaaactatgattccttattgatgtcacttgttaaatccacttcaatctgtgtagatgaaggggaggagacaggttaaggaaggatttttaagccttgagacaattgagacatggattgtgtatgtgtgccattcagagggtgatgggcaagacaaaagatgtaagggcctttgaacagggtatagtagtcctaatgtttggtatactcagtgtatttcGATCCAGCCCATCCCCAAGAATTGGTACATAATTCAAATCCTGCATAACTGCATGTTAATGCATATTAATGTCTATTGTAGAGACCATATCATGTTACAATGGATGTAAGCAATTCATATGAATCCATTGAACAACCTGGGCTATAACATAAGAACTGGGACTACCATGCAAACAGACAATCAGGTTGTTCACCACACACTACAGGCCTCCAGCCTACACCTCTCATATAGCCAGCAGAGAATGGAGGATTTCCAAAATATTTGCCTGCCCtgttctacctccccctcccaccactctcctccaACACATTCCCATCATGCACCTGCATCTTGATCAAGGGGGAAACCCATTTGACCTTGACAAGCATGCTAATGTGGGAAGCCATGCAGCCATAGAGGGAGGAGATGttgggacagagtgagagaggagaggagcatcccACTGCGCAGCACCACACAGGGTCTTACTGCTAGCTGCTAGCTCGCATAGATTTAGCCGAGCTTGCTCACCATCTTCAAAGTAACCATAGATTACTGCTATAAATTGATGATTTAAATTCCATAAATGTGAATACTTTCATAtgatctgtgtgtgtcagtggtatATCTCACTAGTAACACCAGTGAAGGTTTTAACATCAAGGTCTTTACATAATCATGCTAGCTGGTTGTTAGCCATAAACTGGTCTGTTCCAGAGGATTCACATGCAcatacacgtgcacacacacaagcacacgctGCAGGGTTTTTTTGTGCATACTACTGATGTAGTACGATACACTACAGGGCAGATATTGAtgatttctgatcaatttgttgTGAAAAGGGCACATTCATTTAATGTATGATCTAATCTGAATGAATATAATTTGCATATAGTTTATAATTCCAATTTGGGGGGTTACCGAAGAAGGCCTAGACAAGGTATAGCTCACCTTATATATCATACACCGTGTATTTGAGTTGTAGACTATATGTCTATTTGTGGTCTCAATGGAAATACACTGATTTTGGTTTCTAATTATTATGCTTAAAAGTGGGCTTGTCCTATTCATCTGTCTTGAGCTAATCAGTGCTGAAATGTACAAAGtgtcacacacacgcaccatGCACACACgtatgcgcgcgcacacacacatcatgAGGCTGACAATATGATGCTTCAAAACCAACGAGACAGAAATAGATTCATTGTCACACTATCAGGCCACCACTGCCTCGCAATGATAGACTATGAATGAATGGgtggatataatataatattactaTCCGATATTAGGCTGTGACAATATGCACATCACAAATCGAATAGCCAGCAATTATATTaatacaaatcaaataaaaatggttTCAGACAGTGGGCTATGCCCCAGCCCCGGTCCAGGTTTTCTTACCCCAGCTCTTCGCTGTGCGCCCACAAAACTCTCCGGtccttgggttgaagatagaatCTTTCCAGTTTCCAGCATTCTCATCCTCTTTCGCCGCCGGTTTGTCTTCATTACTTGCCATTGTGGAAATTTTGGGATGCCTTTTTCTTTACAAATACGAGGAACACCGGGCAATGGTATGAGGCGAAATCAGGGATGTAGGCGGTATGTGGTTGGGTCAATTGTTGGAATGGAATGGGCGGCACAGTGAAGCAATGATGCTCTTGTTGATTTTTTCTGTTGAAAAATCTGTGACGTTTTCTGCCACTAGCGGAAGCCTCGCTCCGCTACTCAAAGCGCTGCGGCTACAGTAAAATAGTCATGATAAAAGAGCGGCTTGGACAGAGAAGCCTAGATAGCCAAGACACTAAACAAAACGCTATAATAACGCTGGATTTATCCATTTATCATGACCTGAGAAAATTTGATAATATGGGGTACCTAACAAATAAGATGCAAACTGGAAATATCTAGAGATTATGGTGTTGACAATAGGCCTATGCTTTCCATACAGTAATATGCTATTTATGAATTCCGACTGTGGTAGCCTAGCACACCTATCATGGAGCCTATTCAGTCAGACTACATGGAAAAAATATGTGTGAGTTGTGCTGACAATGAGCATCAACCtgctctctggtgtgtgtgtgtgtgtgtgtgtgtgtgtgtgtgtgtgtgtgtgtgtgtgtgtgtgtgtgtgtgtgtgtgtgtgtgtgtg belongs to Oncorhynchus gorbuscha isolate QuinsamMale2020 ecotype Even-year linkage group LG22, OgorEven_v1.0, whole genome shotgun sequence and includes:
- the LOC124010017 gene encoding sodium/potassium-transporting ATPase subunit beta-3-like; its protein translation is MASNEDKPAAKEDENAGNWKDSIFNPRTGEFCGRTAKSWGLILLFYLVFYAFLAGMFVLTIWVMLLTLDDYVPKYRDRVPHPGLVIRPKQLDMLFNRSQPLQFAQYVQTLESFLQHYNDTEQERNVACAAGGYFEQEGEVGEQRKVCQFKRSDLSLCSGLSDSTFGYTEGRPCILLKMNRIIGLKPRGDPYVNCTAKRDTPIQMQYFPSEGRFDKMYFPYYGNKLHERYVQPLVAVKLLLNKDDYNTELTIECRIEGSDLRNNDDRDKFLGRVTFESQSKSRE